The genomic segment GATTTGTTCCAAGTGTTCTGTTCTTCTGGGTAGAAGTGGGCTGTGAAGTGGCAGCATGAGTCTCACTGCCTGACATTTCAGAGCCTCACCAGTAATGCCTCCTAGACAAGCTTAGTTTTTTCTCTTCTAGATCTAAAGGCCATAACTACTCTCCACCTGGCAGAGCCCTAACTATTGTCTCAGCTCTTCTTCCCTGGAATTGCCATCCTTCTGTGGGAGGAAAACCACTAACCTGACTTCAGGGGTcccaggggcaggggagtgggcagATGTTCCCCTTTAACACATCATTGCATGGCTAAAGGTCTCATTTGCCTTTCCCTTGGAAAGACGAATGGAGATGACTGTTCCAAAGATCAGGAAGGGTGGAGCATTCTGCCAGCATTGGCTGtggcaggctctggggagggaaGACCCAACTGCTGGCTCACCTGCATAGACAGGACCTAATGGCATTGCCACCATCTTCCTGGTCAAACAAGACTCTGTTCCTCAATCATTTTCTGtgcatttttttgtgtgtgtgggagagggtttCTGGGCAGACAGGgtggcactggggtgggggcctGATAGAATGCAGCAAACAGGACACTTCTGATTACTGGGTTGTAGGGAGCAGGGACTTGGGAACAGGGGAGTGCTGTGAAAGTCTGAGTGAAATCAGGCTTGTTCTAAGCATTCCACCACAATGTTGGAGCTGAACTTGTTGGCCAAATAAAGTTGAGATTTTAATACTATCCTGTGTCTTTAACGCTAAATGTCAAACCCAGAGCTCATTTTATAATCAGCCAGTTTCCTGATCCCCCAGCTGGAATTCTGCAAGAGACTCAGAGGTCTGAATGTGGGGGAAGGAGTCCTGCAGCTGACTTGGTGATCAGGATAAAATCCCTAAACTCCTTTTCCCTGTCCTTACAAGAGTGATATTGACCCTCCACTTGAAACATGCAGTGCTGTACAGGAGCCAAGGACTAGGCCTTGCTGAATCATTGCCATGATGTGCAATGCAAGAAGTTGGTGAGAGTAGCATTGAGTCAATCATTTATTAAAGGGATCCATAAAATAAACTTCTGCAATACCACACCAGCTTGCCTTCAACTGTCCAGCCAGACATTGTGATGGTCTTAAACCCAAACATGCTTGGCCCAAAGGCTCAAGCCTTGTCCCCTTGCAGACCAGTGTTGGGCCAATACCATATACTTGGAAGCCAGAGTCCACTTTGTTCACCTGCCCCACAGCAGTTCATGCCACCTGGCTGTTGGAAGTGAAATGTCTGGACTGCCATAGGTCTGAATGGGAGCAACTAGGGAAAATCTCCCTTGTTCCTGAGAGCAGCCTCTGGGTGCAGTTGGAATACAAATAGTATTCCAGCCATTTTATGCCAGGATCTCTAATACCCTGCCTAAACCTGCCTGCACTTGTGGTAGCTGCCTAACAAGACACAACCTGTGTTGCCAGCAGGTGAGCATGGATGTGGATGCTTGAGGTACTGATCAATCCCAAATGCCCCTGGCTGAAAGCACTGTTCTAGAGCAGTGGAAATGATGGGACATCATTATCCTCAGAGTTAATCCCAGGAACCTGCATTCAGAGAACTTGGTGTTTGTTGCTATGCTGCTCAGGGTCACATGATCCCACTGAGTCTCCCTGCTATTACCAAGCTAGCTACTGACCACTAGAAATATTCTTGTAAACAAATATTCTGGGTCACAGGAGGGAGGAGGGTCATGCCACATCCTCCAGCTGCCTTCCCTTCCATGTGGGTGTAGAGAACTGGTGCCTCCAGCAGCTAGGGGATGGGGACAGAGCCTCACACTGAGTTGTGATCATAACAACTCCCTAGTTTCTCAGTCACTCCATGTGCACAGGCATTCACCAAGCAAAAGCCACCACACTCAGTAGTAAGGAGGCCACCGGATTCGTCTGTAAGGTGGGTCCTTCTACCTGAGCCACAAGGCCTGCGCGGGGCGCTTTGCTTTGCTGGTTGAGCTGTTAGGTGGAGGACTTCGGTCTCCAAGGCGATTTTCTTTAAGCATGTAACATGTGAAAGTGCTACAACTTCCAAAGTAGGTGTGTGCTGGGGTGTTCCCCAAGCTTTCCCCATCTGCTGGCTCTGCTGCTTGGGCTCCATCCTGCACAGGGAACCATAGGAAGTCCTATTACCACTCGGCTACCCCACTATTTACCAGGCAGCACCTGTGCCCAGCGGGAAGCTGGCCACTGATACCTGTTCCCTTTGTGGAAGCAGCTGCTTTGcacgtgggggcgggggggggggaagagtcttAAGATGGTTACTTTGCAAAGGCTTTTTGGCTGGTTACCTCCTCCAGAAAATCCTGTTTTGTGGGTGGGTATGTGGCCTGAGCCCTTTACACCTGGGTTTGTCTGACACAAACAAGGCTGAGCTCTTTAGAGGTTGCCCTCTGAGCACAGGCATGAGCCTGGACAACTGATCCAGTGGTGTGAGCTGCCTCTCCCCAAATCTGTGATCCGAGGGGATCGCTCCTAAGCCTcagtctctgccctaaagagccTAGAGTCTGTCTAACAaatgggggtgggtctgggggaaGCAAGGAAGTAAATAGTGTGAGTGATTCTCAGCTGAGCACTAGCAGTGATGACCATTTGCTGCCTGCCCAGCTGTTGAGTTCACAGGAGTTGCTGCATGGCTGACTTCGTGCTGGCAGCTCCCAAAGGAACATCATGTTTTTGTCGGCCCTTGCCCTCTGGCAAGGCTCTCCAGCCAGCATAGGGCATGGAGAACCCCTGGGCATCGAGATTAACAGAACTAGAACAGTTTCAGCATAGCTGAAGCAATCACCCTTGCaatgggaggggactgggagagCAGATGTTGCTGGAACCCCTCTGCTGCTCTAGTCACCGTAACTAGGGCTGTGTCTGTTGTGGATTGTGATTTTCCCATGACCTCagggacttctgcagcagccagtgtggctgatcccagggccacccaagcagctggcctTAGGGACAGGCACACCAGCTGCTGCGCGGATGGCCCCTGACAGCAGGCCCAGGGTGGCGTGAGCAGCCATGGTTTGTGGCACCAGGTGGCTGGCCAGAGCAGTCACTGGTGCTGCTGGGCCCCTGAGCAgcatgccctccccacccccccgatttagtcacaggtataagtcatggacagtaatttttgtttattgccagtgacctgttcttgacttttactaaaaatacccatgagtAAACCATAGCCTTTGACATAATTGATCTGTGAGGATCCTCACCCAGCAGATGGTCCAGTTCAGCCCTTTGACCGGTGCTGGGGGAGTAGACAACGCAGTAGGTGTTCCTGGAGTCTCTGAAGCTCTGCTCTGGGCGCTATTCTCTTGCCTGGCCCTGCGAGCAGCCTGGGCCAGCAGTTCCTGGGGCGAGCTGACCTCCAAGAGGTgctgctctgctgctgggcttctgcttCCAGGACCAGCGCTCATGCCCACTGTATGGGATCTACAGCTCTGACGCTCAAGCCCAAGCACAGCCATGAACTGCAGCAGCGCAGCTCCAGCCTTGCAGGAGTGGGGATAGGCCACAGGCACCTGCGAGGGAATGACCTCAGCACTAACTTGGCTTCTGTGGCTTCGACACATCACTGTTTCACGCCTCTGCAGGCTGCTGCATGCATCAGTCTCTGGCTTCCCAGGCCTGTTCCTAATGGACTCTTGCCTTTTCTTTTGATAGTCCTGGTTTCCATGCCACAGGGAGCCTGCAGCGGGGCCAGGTACCGGGGCTGCATGTGCATAGGCAGCAGACAGCTTGACCCTTTAGATGGGCTCGTCAACAAGTAGGCTGTAAGATGAGACGCTAACTTGTGCCAAAAGTGGGaggctggagggcagggcagcTCTATTACAGCACCTCATGGCAAATAGCATGAGCTGGATGTCCCCAAAATAGCCAGCAGGCGGCTATATAAcgggggctgctgggggagccCTTCAGCCCTGAGCAGGGAGTCTGGCACCGAGCTCGGCGGGGACTGGGAGCGCCCAGCTTCCTCGCTGCTCTAGAGGGTGGCTGCTTGCGGCTGCCAGGAGAGGCCCCTGCAGAACTAGCGGCTCCGGCACACTTTGGTCGAAGGAGGAAGTGACCAGAACAGGGGAGAAGAGTGCGCAGTGCTCTGACACAGAGTGGGGGGGTCCGTGCTGCCCCCCGCACCTGCTCACCCAGGCTGTCACAGTCTCACTGTGTCTCTGCCCTTGTGCCGTCTCACCGGCTTCACAAGGTGCCCACCAGTATGAAATACTATGACCCGGCCTCACTGCCCCAGTACCGCGGGTGCTCCCAGCGCCCCAAGCCTGCACGGACGGTGCGCTTCCCCAACGACATTGTCTTCCAGGACAACATCAGACTGGGGGACCTGGAGCAGGTGGGCAGGTTTATCCGAGCCAGGAAGGTCACCTTGAGTACCCTCTACCCCTCCGGTGAGTAACACCTGCAGTGCTGGCAGAGCTAAtggtgggcagcagcagggggttcCCGGGTGGGGGAGCCTGTCCCCTGCAGGGGATGTGCCAGGCACAGCCTTACCCCATGCAGAGCAGGGCGTTAGACGTTCACCCCATTGTAATTCAGTCACAGgggctggtggtggtggaggaggtctTGCTCCCATCCCTGTATAGCATCAATAGGAGCCAAGTGTTTCAATCCCACTGGGAGGAGCTAGCCCAGTGCCAGACGCCAGGCTGATGGGCACCCAGTAGTGTGGGAATGCATCACCCCAGCAGACATGGACAGAGCCAGCCCTTCAGTGCAGAACGGTGAAAGCCCAGGACCTTGCCTCTTGATGTGCACAGCACCATGTACGGTGACTACAAAGTGCGAATGGCCAGAGTCAGGGAGGGGAACGGCAATGGAGAGGCCCAAAGAAGTAGCATGAGctggtggctagagcactggactaggagccaggactcctgggttcccaaCTCTGGGAAGGGAATGGGGCCTTATGGTTAGAGGAGGTGCAGGAGGAGCCAGgactcagctctgctgctgactcactgagtGACTTTCCCCGTCCTCTGCTGCCTGCGTGTAGGGCTGGGGCTAGTCCGAGGAATAGCTGGTGCGGGCGGGGACGGTGTGACGGCCTGTGCCATTATTACCCGGTTGCCGCTTGGGGGTCTGCCTCAGCCTCTGTCAGAAAAGGCCCTGGAGACCCTCTCTAAAATAGCCTGGCTTGGGCGCCAGGCTCCCACCCAGCCACACAGATTACGTCAGCCCTGGCTCTGAACTGTCGCCCACACCCAGCGGTGGGGGACTCAGGGCGAGGCCTGGAGGAGACATGCAGGCTATTAGTGGCAGAGCTCGGGGGTGGGTTGGCACGTCACTgaccaaccccttccccccccccgccccagctctccctgcctGGCTCAGTGGAGCGGGGGGCTACAGAGCCTGAGCCACTCAAGGAGCCATTTACCCCACTAAGGGGAAAATATGACCTGATGCCAGCtcctttctggggtggggggggagctgggcgTTTCCAAGCTGgggccctttcccctccctgccctccactGTCTCCTCCCAAAGCTCCTGCCGCCTCATGTCCCAGAACCCAAGGGGCAGCGCCCTGGCCCAGTGTGGGCAGgtccctctgctccccatggCCAGGCAGGTCAGGCCCTGCAGCTGATGAGTCCCCTCTCTAGGCATGGCAGCCCTCCATGAAGCCGTGCTCTCCGGGAACCTCGACTGTGTCAAACTGCTGGTGCGATACGGCGCGGATATACACCAGAAGGATGAGAATGGCTGGACCCCCCTGCATGTGGCCTGCAGCGATGGCCACACCCACATAGCCAGGTCAGCACCCACCAGTCACCATGTGCTTGGCTTAGCCCTGCTGACAGTTACCTGGCCAGCCTGGGCTCCTGGAGAGGAGAGGCAGGGTGTGCTGGCTTGGGGCTCTGGGAGCGGGGGGACTGGTGcgctggcctggggctccaggaggagaggggacagggtGTGCTGGCCTGGGTCtccaggaggagaggggaggcagggtgtgctggcttggggctctgggaggaggggggaggcagggtgtgctgacttggggctctgggaggaggggggcagggtgtgctGGCTTGgggctctgggagtggggggactggtgcgctggcctggggctccaggaggagaggggacagggtGTGCTGGCCTGGGTCtccaggaggagaggggaggcagggtgtgctgacttggggctctgggaggaggggggggcagggtgtgctggcttggggctctgggaggaggggggaggcagggtgtgCTGACTTGGGGCTCTGGGAGTGTGGGGGCAGGGTGCGCTGGCCTGGTTCTCCAGGAGAAGGGTGGGCAGAGTGTGCTGacttggggctctgggagggggggggggcaggatgtgCTGACTTGGGTCTCCGGGcgtgggggggcagggtgcacTGGCCTGGGGCTCCAAGAGGAGAGGGGGGGCAGGATGTGCTGACTTGGGTCtccgggagtgggggggcagggtgcgCTGGCCTGGTTCTccaggaggagggggggcagggtgtgctggcctggggctccaggaggagaggggaggcagggTGTGCTGACTTGGGTCTCGGGAGTGTGGGGGCAGGGTGCGCTGGCCTGgttctccggggggggggggggggggggcagggtgtgctaacttggggctctgggaggagtAGGGGGCAGGATGTGGTGACttggggctctgggaggagtggggggcaggatgtGGTGACTTGGgtctctgggagtggggggacaggtgCGCTGGCCTGGGTCTCCAAGAGGAGAGGGGGGGCAGGATGTGCTGGCCTGGGTCtccaggaggagaggggaggcagggtgtgctggcttggggctctgggaggaggggggcaggacgTGCTGGCTTGGGGCTCTGGGGAGGCAGGATGCTGGTCTGGGTCTCCGGGAGATGGCGGGCAGGGTGTTGGCAtggggctgtggaggaggagCCTGCCCTACACCCTGTgtatctagggttgccaactctgactgaagctattctgggagatttttttcccaacaTGTCGTAATgttattttcttaaaatctccTGGGTTACTCTCAATAGTCACCGGGAGATCGATgccaattccaggagactccaggccaatcctgaagggttggcaaccctatgtgtaCCTGGCCCAGTGTTTCCTGCTGAGGCCTGGAGCCCCGTATCCTGCAGGAACTGGGGCTGCCTACAGGGAGTGGTGTTGGCAGCACGTCTGCTCTCCCCCGCTGGGTGCCTTGCCCACCCgccagcataggtgctggaattggGTGCTGCCGCGTCCCCTGGCTTGCAGTGGAttccattatacacagggtttgcagtttgggtcAGAGGCTCTCAGGCTCCCCCggtacacattgttccagccccccgcCCGCCAGTGCAGCCCCTTCCCTCTGTATCCTGCAGGTACCTCATCTCTTTAGGGGCCAGGCTTGATGCCACCAGTGACGAAGGGGAGAAGCCATCTGACCTCATTGACGCTGACTCCAAGGACCTTGTGGAGCTCTTTAAAGCTGCCAGGATGGACTGAGGAGTCTCTTCCTGGCGTGGGGCTCCTGTCACTCGGACTCTCCAGCAGCGGAGGTGGGGAGGCGTGGGCGTCAGTCCTGGAGGCTGCTGATCAGGGCAGTTGGGACGTCTAGGGAAAGCAGAGAGTTTTGCTGTAACGTGTGCGTAGCAGAGCCTAGAGACAGAGAGAGTTCACCCAATAACTGTACTGCAGGACCCCTGGATCGCCAGGTGCACCATGGGGAGAAACTGACCCTTCTCCACTGCTCTCAGCTCCACCGCAGAGCCAGTGTCCATCTTCAGCTAAAACTGGATTGGCCAAAAGGGCAGTGGCTGGACGCACTGGTTCTGGCTGGCGCTGGTGTGTGGTCACTGAAGCAGCGGGGGTGAGCTGGCACTGGGTGGGctctgctgtgtggaaggggtgtgCTGTAGGGCCCAGCTGGCGCTGTCTCCCTGGAAGCATTAAAGCTGTTTCTTTGAGCTGCAGCTCCTCAGAATAACCCTTGTCCAtccaggggcagagagagagaaggttagCCCAGCTCTCAAGGGGGCATGTGATGCTGTACAGATTAGATATCTTGTCATAATGTCAGTGTTAAAAGACCTATTTTGGAGTGAGCTTATAGCTTTGCTTTTCTACCATAGCGTCCAATGACCTGGTGGCTAGGTTCTTTTTGTTACTTTGAAAATACTTTTTACTTTTTCAATAAACTGATTTCCGGACAGCCTGGTGCTGCCACCATCGTTTTGTTTCTGAGATGTAGGGGGTAACTCTTCTTGCCTAACAGCACAGTTGTCCCAAAATCACCTCTCCCAACCTGCTTCAGGATCCCTATTAGGCAGAAGCAACCATGACACGGGAGCCACATGCTCAATTAAAAGAAAGAACCAAGAATCAACAAACTCATTGCAGCTGTCAAGGAAAAATAGTGTGTCCAACATGTGACGGCAGAGCTTGGACTCAAGCCCCAGTCGTTTCCAGGTTCTCCTACCTAGGCTGTTCCCCATCATGGGCACTCACGGTCCACCTAGCCAGGGCTTGCTGGAGAGGGGTTACTCTaatggctgctctggggagaggGAGCGGGTATAACACAGCAGCACTTGTGCATGTCACCACACCTGGAACCCTTGCACTGGGCCCTGTGCACCAGTACAAATCAAGCAGATCCACTTGCAGACCAAACGGCAAGCCCTGGGAACTCCCACCCCTCAGCAAAGGGCTTGCAGGGCAGCCCCGCTCACTCAGCTCTGGCATGGGCACTGCTGGGTGGCTCCACTATTATTCCTCCCCTGTGGGCATCAGAGAAGGAcagggctgagagctgggggCTGAATGAGGAGAGAGTGGCTTGGCATGGACCTGAGCAGCTGGTGAACGGAGCCTGGTCAGTAGGTGGGGGCCTTTGAGGGAGGGGCCTTTGACAAGGGGCAGGGCTAAATCAGGTTGAATGGGGAGGTTAAAAAAACCAGCTCCCAGGTGAGCAGAGGAGCAGCAAAGGGAGGGAGTTTAGAGCAACATTCCTGCCAGGTCCTGCACCAAGCAGAGAGCCTTGACAGTGAGAGAGCACCAGGCAGAGTGAGCTGCCCAGGTAAGGAGAGTTTGGCTGGAGTAAGAGTtcagcagcagggcaggagaCCGAGGCACTATAACCTGCCACAAAAAGCTCCCTATAAAAGAAATAtaccggggggaggagggaggatacATCTCACAAATGTCCTCTAAGCTTAGCCCAATAACACCCCAAACCTGCTAGCGTGAAACTAACTCCATGCTTGAAGACTGAGAGTATAGCAGTGGGAATACACTACTGAGCGCCTGACGAGGGAGGATGGGGACAGCGACTGTGAAATGCTCGGGGAGATGAGGGAAACTACAAAGGaagaaaactcagtaataatgtgGGATTACAACTAGTCTAATATTGACTTGGTATGTGCCACCTCAGGAAAGGATGCAGAGATAACACTTCTAGACACCATATATGGCAGCCTTTGGAGCAGTATGTGCTAGAACCACAAGGagagaggtaattcttgatttagtcctaagtggagcgcaggctctggtccaagaggtgaagaTAGCTGGACTGCTCAGTAagagtgaccataatataaataaatttaacatCCCGGGTAGGCAGAAAACTGCCAAaggaaacccaccacagtagcatttaacttcaaaaagaggaactacacaaagATGAGGGAGCTACTTAAATGGAAGTTAAAAGGAACAGTcccaagggtgaaatgcctgcataTTGCCGGGAgatcttttaaaaacatcataacagaggctcaaacaaaatgtataccccaaataaaagaaaaaaagtaagaagACCAACAAAACGCCACCagggctaaacaacagagtaaaagaggcagttagaggcaaaaaaaaaaaaaaaaaagcatcctttTAAAACGGGACGTCAaaccctagtgaggaaaatagaaaggagcatgaactctGGCAAATCACGTGCAGAAGTATAAATGGGCAGGCCCTGAACGAAGCTGAAGAGAAACTAGCAAAAGACTTAAAAACGAACAGCAACAACTGTTTcaagcacatcagaagcaggaagccgccAGTCAGGGGGGCACCTGGTGAATGAGGCACTAAAGGAGCACTCCAAACAggcaaggccattgcagagaagctaaatgaatcctttgcatcagtcttcactgcagaggatgtgagagagactcccacacctgagccattctttataggtgacaaatctgaggaactgtcccagattgaggagtCAATAgcggaggttttggaacaaactgataaataaaAGAGTCACCGGAagcagatggcattcacccaagagttcggaCAAAATGCAGAtacgaaattgcagaactaactgtggtatgtaacctactgCTTAAATCAACCTCAGTActagatgactagaggatagctaatgtaatgccaatttaaaaaaaaaaagtctccagaggcaatcctggcaattacaggccggtaaccccaacttcagtaccaggctaACTGGCtggaactatagtaaagaacagaatgatcagattcacagatgaacatgatacactggggaaaagtcaacatggcttatGTTCcaggaaatcctgcctcaccaatctattagaattctcggAGGGGTCAATAAACATATGGCCAAGAGTGATCCAGGCAGCATACTGTATttgggctttcagaaagcctttgacaagggccctcaccaaaggctcttcagcaaagtaagcagtcacgggataagggggaaggtcctctcgtggatcagAATCGcttaaaaaataggaaataaagCGTAAgaaaaaaagaccagatttcacaagggagagcggtaaatagcggggtcccctaaggatctgtactggacccagtgctgttcaacatattcataaatgatctggaaaaaggagtaaacagtgaggtggcaaagtttgcagatgatacaaaaatcacttaagatagtcaagtccaaagctgactgcaaagagttacaaagggatctcgctaatttgggtgactggacaacaaatatggcagatgaaattcaatgcggataaatgcaaagtaatgcacattggaaaatataatcccaactatacatacaaaatgatggtcctctgaaaacatccactcaatgtgcagcagcaatcaaaaaagcgaacattaggaaagggatagataataaaacagaaaatatcataatgccactatataaatccatggtatgcccctatcttgaatactgcgtgcagttctggtctcccgatctcaaaatagatatattagaattggaaaaggtacagaaaagggcaacaaaaatgattaggggtatggaatggcttccgtatgaggagagattagtaaaactgggacttttcagcttggaaaagagacggctaaggggagatatgagtgaggtctataaaatcatggtggggagaaagtgaataggaaaatgttatttaatcctttcacataaaacaagaaccaggggtcacccaatgaaattaacaggcagctttataatgaacagaaggaagtattccttcacacaacgcagtcaacccatggaactcattgccagggaatgttgtgaaggccaaagcataactgggttcaaactagataagttcacagaggacaggtccatcgatggctattagccaagatggtcagggatgcaacctcatgctctgggtgtccctaaagctcCAAGTCCCAGATGTTGGGAAATGAGTGACAGGAGGGATCACTAGACagatgccctgttctgttcattccctctggggcacctggcattggccactcagcagacaggatactgggctggatggacctttggtctgacccagtgtggccattcttacattaTGTCTCTTTGACCAGCACAGGGGGTCGGTGCTGGAGGTGGCGGGGGGCTCTTTGCTCAGCTGAGGGGGGCCAGCATTCAGGGAGGTGGCAGGAGGGCTCTTGGCCCAATGGGGGGTGTCTCTTTGCCTGACAGGGGTGTTGGcactgggaggggggtcaggggccTCTTGGCCTGGTAGGGGGGGTAGCCCTGGGAGGACTTGTCAGGGGAGTGGCTCGTTGCTCTGTGGAGGGAGGCCAGAGCTGCAAAAGTGTTGGGGGGTGGctctgggcccagcaggggggGGGTCGGCACTGGAAAGGGGGGGCATTGAGATGGGCTCTTTGCCCAGCACGGGAGGTCAGCTCtggggggctgtcgggggggCTCTTTCCTTGAGGAGGATCGGTGCCACAGGGCTGTCGGGGGGCTCtgggcccgggaggggtgggcgctggggggctgtccggggggctctgggcccaggggagagggcagtgctggggggctattgggggggctctgggcccggGAGAGGTGGGCGCTGCGGGGCTatgggggggggcctctgggcccaggaggggtgggccatcgggggggctctgggccccgGGAGAGGTGGATGCTGGGGGGCTGTCCGGGGGGCTCTGGGCCCGGGGCTGGAGGGCTgtcaggggggctctgggcccaggaggggtgggcGCTGGGGGACCgtcgggggggctctgggcccggGAGAGGTGGGCGCTGGGGGGCTATTGGGGAGGCTCTGGGcccgggaggggtgagggctgggggggggcgttCGGGGGGACTCtgggcccggg from the Chelonia mydas isolate rCheMyd1 chromosome 14, rCheMyd1.pri.v2, whole genome shotgun sequence genome contains:
- the PPP1R27 gene encoding protein phosphatase 1 regulatory subunit 27, whose translation is MKYYDPASLPQYRGCSQRPKPARTVRFPNDIVFQDNIRLGDLEQVGRFIRARKVTLSTLYPSGMAALHEAVLSGNLDCVKLLVRYGADIHQKDENGWTPLHVACSDGHTHIARYLISLGARLDATSDEGEKPSDLIDADSKDLVELFKAARMD